A region from the Prochlorococcus marinus XMU1408 genome encodes:
- a CDS encoding RNA recognition motif domain-containing protein: MSIFVGNLPFRAEQEDVIELFSPFGEVANCSLPLERDTGRKRGFAFVEMADEAVEASAIESLQGAELMGRPLRINKAEPRGSAPRRGGGGYGGGGQGGGYGGGGYGGGGQGGGYGGGGYGGGGQGGGYGGGGYGGGGQGGGYGGGGQVDQSAQDRPSGAKGWEDRSHGNASQDANGFDQGRSRRRRGASPEGGDDSSVDYGGAES, from the coding sequence GTGAGTATTTTTGTCGGCAACTTACCCTTCCGCGCTGAGCAGGAAGATGTCATTGAATTGTTTTCTCCCTTTGGGGAGGTGGCAAATTGTTCTTTACCTTTAGAACGAGATACAGGACGCAAAAGAGGTTTTGCTTTTGTTGAGATGGCTGATGAAGCAGTTGAAGCTTCAGCAATTGAATCTCTACAAGGTGCTGAGCTTATGGGTCGCCCTTTAAGAATAAACAAAGCTGAACCTCGAGGCAGTGCTCCTAGAAGAGGCGGTGGCGGTTATGGCGGTGGCGGCCAAGGCGGTGGCTACGGCGGCGGTGGTTATGGCGGTGGCGGCCAAGGCGGTGGCTACGGCGGTGGCGGTTATGGCGGTGGCGGCCAAGGCGGTGGCTACGGCGGTGGCGGTTATGGCGGTGGCGGCCAAGGCGGTGGCTACGGCGGTGGTGGCCAAGTTGATCAATCAGCTCAAGACAGACCTTCTGGCGCTAAAGGTTGGGAAGATCGTAGTCATGGCAATGCTTCACAGGATGCTAATGGCTTTGATCAAGGTCGCAGTAGAAGAAGAAGAGGTGCTTCGCCTGAAGGAGGAGATGATTCTTCCGTAGATTATGGTGGCGCAGAAAGTTAA
- the dusA gene encoding tRNA dihydrouridine(20/20a) synthase DusA: MISKSSTTNELASYRISIAPMMDCTDRHFRVLMRQITERSLLYTEMIVAQALHYSKNRKKLLDFDEIEHPISIQLAGDNPILLAEAAEMAEDWGYDEINLNIGCPSPKVKSGNFGACLMGKPKIVANCIERMKKSCNIPITVKHRLGIDNLDSDDYLIKFVDICSIAGADRFIVHARKAWLNGLNPKENRTIPPLQYERVQKLKNKRPELIIELNGGINTINECLRALQTFDGAMVGRAAYSHPYIWKEIDSKIYGEKEEYLTRSKIIKKIIPFTQKHLENDGRLWNMAKHILNLIENIPNAKMLRQELSEKCQNSKADISVLKKIALQLEDAGL, from the coding sequence ATGATTTCCAAATCTTCTACAACGAATGAATTAGCTAGCTATCGAATAAGTATTGCTCCAATGATGGATTGCACAGATAGGCACTTTCGTGTCCTAATGCGGCAAATAACAGAACGATCACTTTTATATACAGAAATGATTGTCGCTCAAGCTCTTCATTACAGCAAAAATAGAAAGAAGTTATTAGATTTTGATGAAATTGAACACCCTATTTCAATACAACTTGCAGGAGACAATCCAATTCTTTTAGCTGAAGCGGCAGAAATGGCAGAAGATTGGGGTTATGACGAAATTAATTTGAATATTGGATGCCCAAGTCCAAAAGTAAAATCAGGCAACTTTGGCGCTTGCCTGATGGGAAAGCCAAAAATAGTGGCTAATTGTATTGAAAGAATGAAAAAATCATGCAATATCCCAATCACTGTAAAACATAGGTTAGGTATTGATAATCTTGACAGTGATGATTACCTAATCAAATTTGTAGATATTTGCTCAATTGCAGGAGCAGACAGATTTATAGTTCACGCAAGAAAAGCTTGGCTCAATGGATTAAATCCTAAAGAGAATCGTACAATTCCACCTCTTCAATACGAAAGAGTTCAAAAATTAAAAAACAAAAGACCTGAATTAATAATCGAACTTAATGGAGGTATTAATACAATAAATGAATGTCTAAGAGCTTTACAAACATTTGATGGTGCGATGGTTGGTCGAGCTGCATATTCTCATCCATACATTTGGAAAGAAATAGATTCAAAAATTTATGGAGAAAAAGAGGAGTATCTTACGAGGTCAAAAATAATTAAAAAAATTATTCCTTTTACTCAAAAACATCTAGAGAATGATGGAAGACTTTGGAATATGGCTAAACACATTTTAAATCTAATAGAAAACATACCCAATGCAAAAATGTTAAGACAAGAATTAAGCGAAAAATGTCAAAATAGTAAAGCAGATATTTCAGTTTTAAAAAAAATAGCCCTACAACTTGAAGATGCAGGGCTATAG
- the msrB gene encoding peptide-methionine (R)-S-oxide reductase MsrB, with product MIGFLNTLLGFIIKPKSAFASSKPMNNYKTLTDSDWEKRLSKEAYYVLRKEGTERPFSSPLNDEKRKGIFRCAGCGLALFSSKTKFDSGTGWPSFFDHLPDAIETKTDFKLIVPRTEYHCRSCGGHQGHVFNDGPRPTGKRYCNNGVAIVFEVDS from the coding sequence ATGATTGGATTTTTGAATACTCTTTTGGGTTTTATTATCAAACCTAAAAGTGCTTTTGCTTCATCTAAACCTATGAATAACTATAAAACTTTAACTGATTCAGATTGGGAAAAGCGCTTATCCAAAGAGGCATATTATGTTTTGCGGAAAGAAGGAACAGAAAGGCCGTTTTCAAGTCCATTGAACGATGAAAAAAGGAAAGGAATTTTTCGTTGTGCTGGATGTGGACTTGCTTTATTCTCTTCAAAAACAAAATTTGATAGTGGAACAGGTTGGCCAAGCTTTTTCGATCATTTACCTGATGCAATCGAAACAAAAACAGATTTTAAATTAATTGTTCCACGAACTGAATACCATTGTCGAAGTTGTGGTGGGCATCAGGGGCATGTTTTTAATGATGGTCCAAGGCCAACTGGTAAAAGGTATTGCAATAATGGGGTCGCTATTGTATTTGAGGTTGATTCTTAA